A region of the Amycolatopsis sp. cg13 genome:
GCTAGTTGACAGCCACCGCCAGGAAATGCGCGCTGGCGTTGATCAGGAGCGGATCTTGCTCGACCAGACGGGCGCATCGAAGGGCCGCTTCCGCGCGTGCGTCGAACTCGTCGATACCGGCCACGTCCAGCGCTGGCCAGGCCGGGCCTTCCACGCCGTACACCGAAATCTCCGACAGGCCAGCGGTTTCCAGCTCGCGGTGGAGCTCGTCCGCGGTGTGGAAATGCGCGGGAACGAAACCGACGTGACCGTCGTAGCGTCCGGTGTCGAGAACAGCTTCCACCGACGGTGTTAGCTGCTCGGTGAGCTGGCCGTTTGTCCCGGTTTCCATGACCGAGAGGTAACGGCTGATCGCGGCGGCGAATAGCAATCCGCCAGGCCGAAGCACGCGCCGGGCTTCCGCAATCGCCTGCGCACGGTCATCGAATTCGGTCAGATGATAGAGCGGGCCCATTAACAGCACGACATCCGCGCTGTTGTCGGGCCAAGTCAAAGCTCGCGCATCGCCGACTTCCGCTGTAACGCCTTCGATGCGCGCCGCCTCCGCGACATGACCGGCCACCGGATCGACTACGTGCACCGAATGTCCGTCCGCGGCAAGCCATCGGGCGTGCACGCCGGTCGCCCCGCCGACGTCGAGCACTCTCTTGCCAGGCCCCGATATCGCCCTGCGCACCAACTCCTGCGTGCGCCGGAATTCCAGCCTGCCATGCGGCGAGCGGAGAAGCCGGGTGTTCTCAGTGGTTTCGGTGTCGTAATGCTCAACCAGAGTCATGACCGCCACAGTGGCCGAATTTCCCCTGCCGCGGCAACGGAAATTCGCCAGGGGTCACCCGCCGGACGGATGCCAGGCGGGGAGAAGGCACCCGTCCGGCGAGCAAGCGAATCACCTGGTCCAGAACTTGATTCCGCTCCACTGCACGGTGATCGGCCCGGCGCCGCTGGCCGTCCGGTACGACCCGAACTTGTCGTAATAACTACCCGATGGACTGTCGTCCGTCTGCTTCAGCGAGCCGTTGATGTATACCTTGTGGGAGCTGCCGACCTCGTTGATCGTGTTGACTCGCACCGAAGTCCCGACAGTCGCGCCGGTCGCCACCGTCTGGCCGTTCTCCACGGTGTAGAGCCTTCCGCCCTTCTCCACCGCCAGCAGGAAATACGGCCCGGCGTTGGAACCGTCGCGGAACGTCTGTTTCAGGCTGATCCGCGAACCGCCCATGCTGGTGATCTTGAAGGAGCCCTCGAACTGGTGCGTGCCGCCGGTGTAGGTGTCGTAGCGGCGCTCGGCCCGCTGCTCGCCGCTGCCGTCGGAGCAGGTCAGCTTGAAGGTGAGCCCGCTGACCTGGCCGCAGCCCTTCTGCTGCTCCTTGTACCCCGGCGACCAGGGTTTCCAGGTGCCGCCGCCGACCTGGGCGTCCGCGACCGGGGCGAGAATCGCCATCCCGCACACCGCCGCCGCCAGTGCTCCGCCGATCCGGGTTCTCGTGCGCACGTGCCAACCTCCGTCGAACTCAGGGCGGCGGTAGCGGTACAGGTCCAGACCACTGGGGGATCACTGTAGGTCTCCGGCCGGTCGCGGACAAGAGCGTTTCCCTTGACGACTTTGTTTGTCACTGCTTGGCTCAGGGGATGCAGGACGTCGAAGTGATCGAGGACCCCGCCGTCGCGGCGGCCGCGCTGGACCCGGTGCGCGCCCGCCTGCTGGCCGCGCTGACCGAACCGGCGTCCGCCGCGGCGCTGGCCGCCAAAGTGGGCCTGACCAGGCAAAAGGTCAATTACCACCTGCGCGCGCTCGCATCGCACGGCCTCGTCGAACCCGCCGGAACCCGGCAGTGGGGCGGCCTCACCGAACGGCTTTTCGCCGCCACCGCCGGCGCCTACCTGGTCTCCCCCGCCGCACTCGGCGCGGCCGGTTCCGCCAGCGTGAAGCCAGACCGCCTGTCGGTGAGCTACCTGCTGGCCGTCGCTGGCCGCACCCTGCGCGAGGTCGCCGGTCTGGCCCGGCGCGCGGCCCGCGCGGGCAAACCGCTCTCGACGCTGACCCTGGACACGGAAATCGCCTTCGCCTCCGCCCGCGACCGTTCGGCGTTCACCGACGAGCTGACCACCCTCGTGACCGACCTCGTGTCCCGCTACCACAACGAATCCGCCCCCAACGCGCGCCTGCACCGGCTCGTCGTCACCGCGCATCCCAAGCCCGCCGAGTAGTTCATCCGAACAGGTGTTCGATGGTCGTGTAACTTGGAGGCATGAGTCAGGCATTTCAGGGCTCGCTGTTCGGTGCGAGCGGGCCGGCCACGCTGGGCCCACTGTCCGGCGTGCAGCGCACCGA
Encoded here:
- a CDS encoding helix-turn-helix domain-containing protein, which produces MQDVEVIEDPAVAAAALDPVRARLLAALTEPASAAALAAKVGLTRQKVNYHLRALASHGLVEPAGTRQWGGLTERLFAATAGAYLVSPAALGAAGSASVKPDRLSVSYLLAVAGRTLREVAGLARRAARAGKPLSTLTLDTEIAFASARDRSAFTDELTTLVTDLVSRYHNESAPNARLHRLVVTAHPKPAE
- a CDS encoding methyltransferase domain-containing protein, whose amino-acid sequence is MTLVEHYDTETTENTRLLRSPHGRLEFRRTQELVRRAISGPGKRVLDVGGATGVHARWLAADGHSVHVVDPVAGHVAEAARIEGVTAEVGDARALTWPDNSADVVLLMGPLYHLTEFDDRAQAIAEARRVLRPGGLLFAAAISRYLSVMETGTNGQLTEQLTPSVEAVLDTGRYDGHVGFVPAHFHTADELHRELETAGLSEISVYGVEGPAWPALDVAGIDEFDARAEAALRCARLVEQDPLLINASAHFLAVAVN